The following coding sequences are from one Triticum aestivum cultivar Chinese Spring chromosome 5A, IWGSC CS RefSeq v2.1, whole genome shotgun sequence window:
- the LOC123102365 gene encoding histone deacetylase 15 isoform X1: MTSNMRPLNSKKGEVPSHGRENCGVSDQAFHGKCQSCDGVGKPSYPRANGVSLKESGTCNFSCDHANALLVDGPKGSPARPGHIDSAVCAQHGCLHAKNESCMPCNDLQQESDREQAGDTLDDLFFFNDEEDDDIDWEPSARLAENRWFCLNCTMPNLDEVKHCLNCHELKGSEVAAGYDVFKTHIARAALVSADTASVLVSTAIGFDERMLLHSEMEIKPNPHPERPNRLRAIAASLAAAGIFPSKCALVPPREITKEELVMVHTSDHVESVEQTKNMLYSYFTSDTYANGHSACAAKLAAGLCADLASLIVSGRVRNGFALVRPPGHHAGVKQAMGFCLHNNAAVAALAAQKAGAKKVLIVDWDVHHGNGTQEIFEGNKSVLYISLHRHEDGSFYPGTGAADEVGVLDGKGFSVNIPWSCGGVGDNDYIFAFQHVVLPIATEFAPDITIISAGFDAARGDPLGCCDVTPAGYSQMTSMLTACSEGKLLVILEGGYNLRSISSSATEVVKVLLGDGPSYGTDAAAPSKEGMQTVLQVLDIQQKYWPVLVPIFASLQAQQGPTSSKYVNAENKLKRRMLTGGPGPVWWKWGSKRLLYEVLFEGRRPRKSSAKGK; encoded by the exons ATGACATCCAACATGAGACCGCTTAACAGCAAAAAGGGTGAGGTCCCTTCCCATGGTCGTGAGAACTGTGGAGTTTCTGACCAAGCTTTTCATGGCAAATGTCAAAGCTGCGATGGTGTTGGAAAACCATCTTATCCTAGAGCGAATGGCGTTTCCCTGAAAGAAAGTGGAACATGCAATTTTAGTTGTGATCATGCTAATGCTTTATTAGTAGATGGGCCCAAAGGTTCGCCAGCAAGGCCAGGACATATTGACAGCGCAGTTTGTGCTCAGCATGGTTGTCTGCATGCCAAGAATGAAAGTTGCATGCCTTGCAATGATCTGCAGCAAGAGTCTGATAGAGAACAAGCTGGAGATACCCTGGATGATCTGTTTTTCTTTAacgatgaagaggatgatgatattgactgGGAACCTTCTGCTCGCCTGGCTGAAAACAGATGGTTTTGCTTGAACTGTACAATGCCAAACTTGGATGAGGTTAAACATTGCCTG AATTGCCATGAGCTTAAGGGATCTGAAGTAGCTGCTGGATATGATGTTTTCAAAACTCACATTGCGCGGGCAGCTTTGGTATCTGCTGACACAG CATCGGTACTGGTATCTACAGCGATTGGTTTTGATGAAAGAATGTTGCTCCACAGTGAG ATGGAAATTAAACCAAATCCACATCCAGAAAGACCCAACCGTCTTCGTGCAATTGCTGCCAGTCTGGCTGCTGCAG GAATATTTCCCTCAAAGTGTGCCTTGGTACCTCCTCGAGAAATCACTAAGGAGGAACTCGTAATG GTCCATACTTCAGATCACGTCGAAAGCGTAGAGCAGACAAAGAACATGCTTTACAG TTACTTCACTTCGGATACTTACGCGAATGGACACTCGGCATGTGCTGCCAAACTTGCAGCAGGCCTATGCGCTGATCTTGCTAGTTTGATAGTGTCTGGCCGTGTCCGGAATGGCTTTGCGCTG GTGAGACCTCCTGGGCATCATGCTGGGGTAAAGCAAGCCATGGGCTTTTGTCTTCACAACAATGCAGCAGTGGCTGCATTAGCTGCACAAAAAGCAGGCGCTAAGAAAGTCTTGATAGTTGACTGG GATGTGCACCATGGCAATGGCACACAGGAGATATTTGAAGGGAACAAATCA GTTTTATACATATCATTACATCGCCATGAGGATGGAAGCTTCTACCCTGGAACTGGAGCAGCAGACGAG GTGGGAGTTTTGGATGGTAAAGGATTCTCGGTAAATATACCTTGGAGCTGTGGTGGTGTTGGAGACAATGACTACATCTTTGCTTTTCAGCACGTGGTGCTTCCAATAG CTACAGAATTTGCCCCAGACATCACCATTATATCTGCAGGATTTGATGCAGCAAGGGGTGATCCTCTGGGTTGTTGTGAT GTCACTCCTGCCGGATACTCTCAGATGACGTCCATGTTAACTGCTTGCTCAGAAGGAAAGTTGTTGGTTATACTTGAGGGAGG ATACAATCTTCGGTCTATATCCTCGTCTGCAACTGaagttgtcaag GTCCTACTCGGGGACGGTCCAAGTTATGGCACAGATGCAGCAGCACCATCAAAGGAGGGCATGCAGACTGTCTTACAAGTTCTGGACATCCAGCAAAAATATTGGCCAGTTTTAGTTCCAATCTTTGCATCACTTCAAGCGCAGCAGGGGCCGACTTCTTCCAAATATG TTAACGCTGAAAACAAGCTGAAGAGAAGGATGCTCACCGGAGGACCAGGGCCCGTGTGGTGGAAATGGGGAAGCAAGAGGCTTTTGTACGAAGTACTGTTTGAGGGCCGCCGTCCAAGAAAGAGCAGTGCGAAAGGAAAATGA
- the LOC123102365 gene encoding histone deacetylase 15 isoform X2, with product MLLHSEMEIKPNPHPERPNRLRAIAASLAAAGIFPSKCALVPPREITKEELVMVHTSDHVESVEQTKNMLYSYFTSDTYANGHSACAAKLAAGLCADLASLIVSGRVRNGFALVRPPGHHAGVKQAMGFCLHNNAAVAALAAQKAGAKKVLIVDWDVHHGNGTQEIFEGNKSVLYISLHRHEDGSFYPGTGAADEVGVLDGKGFSVNIPWSCGGVGDNDYIFAFQHVVLPIATEFAPDITIISAGFDAARGDPLGCCDVTPAGYSQMTSMLTACSEGKLLVILEGGYNLRSISSSATEVVKVLLGDGPSYGTDAAAPSKEGMQTVLQVLDIQQKYWPVLVPIFASLQAQQGPTSSKYVNAENKLKRRMLTGGPGPVWWKWGSKRLLYEVLFEGRRPRKSSAKGK from the exons ATGTTGCTCCACAGTGAG ATGGAAATTAAACCAAATCCACATCCAGAAAGACCCAACCGTCTTCGTGCAATTGCTGCCAGTCTGGCTGCTGCAG GAATATTTCCCTCAAAGTGTGCCTTGGTACCTCCTCGAGAAATCACTAAGGAGGAACTCGTAATG GTCCATACTTCAGATCACGTCGAAAGCGTAGAGCAGACAAAGAACATGCTTTACAG TTACTTCACTTCGGATACTTACGCGAATGGACACTCGGCATGTGCTGCCAAACTTGCAGCAGGCCTATGCGCTGATCTTGCTAGTTTGATAGTGTCTGGCCGTGTCCGGAATGGCTTTGCGCTG GTGAGACCTCCTGGGCATCATGCTGGGGTAAAGCAAGCCATGGGCTTTTGTCTTCACAACAATGCAGCAGTGGCTGCATTAGCTGCACAAAAAGCAGGCGCTAAGAAAGTCTTGATAGTTGACTGG GATGTGCACCATGGCAATGGCACACAGGAGATATTTGAAGGGAACAAATCA GTTTTATACATATCATTACATCGCCATGAGGATGGAAGCTTCTACCCTGGAACTGGAGCAGCAGACGAG GTGGGAGTTTTGGATGGTAAAGGATTCTCGGTAAATATACCTTGGAGCTGTGGTGGTGTTGGAGACAATGACTACATCTTTGCTTTTCAGCACGTGGTGCTTCCAATAG CTACAGAATTTGCCCCAGACATCACCATTATATCTGCAGGATTTGATGCAGCAAGGGGTGATCCTCTGGGTTGTTGTGAT GTCACTCCTGCCGGATACTCTCAGATGACGTCCATGTTAACTGCTTGCTCAGAAGGAAAGTTGTTGGTTATACTTGAGGGAGG ATACAATCTTCGGTCTATATCCTCGTCTGCAACTGaagttgtcaag GTCCTACTCGGGGACGGTCCAAGTTATGGCACAGATGCAGCAGCACCATCAAAGGAGGGCATGCAGACTGTCTTACAAGTTCTGGACATCCAGCAAAAATATTGGCCAGTTTTAGTTCCAATCTTTGCATCACTTCAAGCGCAGCAGGGGCCGACTTCTTCCAAATATG TTAACGCTGAAAACAAGCTGAAGAGAAGGATGCTCACCGGAGGACCAGGGCCCGTGTGGTGGAAATGGGGAAGCAAGAGGCTTTTGTACGAAGTACTGTTTGAGGGCCGCCGTCCAAGAAAGAGCAGTGCGAAAGGAAAATGA